TTCGTCCAGGCGGCCGTCGCGCAGCAGCGTAGCCAAGGCGCGTTGCATGCCCAGTGAGGCGCTCTGCAGGCCGGCATTGGCGTAGAGCACGATGCCGTAGCCGAGCGCTGCCAGCTCATCGCGGCTCAAGGTCGGGGTCTTGCCACCGATGACGATGTTGATCAGGTTCGGCGTGCTGAACAGCGCCGGCAGGCGCCTGATGTCCTCGAGGCTTTCGGTGGCCTCGATGAACAGGATATCGGCACCCGCCTGCACATAACGGTGGGCGCGCTCGATGGCCGCCTCCATGCCTTCTACCGCGCAGGCATCGGTGCGGGCGATGATCAGCAGGTTCGGGTCCTGGCGGGCATCGACCGCCGCCTTGAGCTTGCCGACCATCTCGGCGCAACTGATCACTTCCTTGCCATTGAAATGCCCGCACTTCTTCGGCAGCACCTGGTCCTCGAACTGGATGGCATCTGCCCCGCTGCGCTCCAGCACCCGTACCGAGTGGCGCACGTTCAGGGCATTGCCGAAGCCGGTGTCGGCATCGACGATCAGCGCCAAGTCGGTGGTATCGCGAACCCGGGCGGCATGGGCAGCCATCTCGTCCAGCCCGACGAAACCAAGGTCCGGCAGGCCGAGCGCCATGTTGGTCACCCCTGCGCCGCTCAGGTACAAGGCCTGAAAACCGATATCGGCAGCGATCCGTGCGCTCAGGGCATTGAATACACCGGCGACCAGCAGCCCCTGGCGGGCTTCGACCTGGCGACGAAAAGCGGCTCTGCGCTGCAAGCTTGAAAGGCTCATGGAAACTCCTTATGGATTGAACTTGAACAGTTTCTTCGGGGTTTGGCACACCACGTCGTGGCGCTCGAGCGGGTCAGGCACCCAGTCGGCCAGCGCCGACTTCGCCGCGGCGTAATCGACCCATTGGCGGTGCTGGGTATGAGGCCAGTCACTGCCCCAGAGCAGCCGCTCACTGGTAAAGGCCTGCATCAAAAGCCGCGTGGCCCGTCGCCCAAAGGCCCGGCCGCCGGGGTCGGCAGCCGGCTGCGCACAGCGATAGGCAGCCGACAACTTGACCCACAGCCGGGCGCTGTCGCCCTGGCGCAGCAAATACTCAAAGCCCGGGTCGGCCTCGGCCTGGCGTGGGTCCGGGCGGCCAAAGTGGTCGACCACTACCTTGCAGCCGCTGGCCAGCAGTACGCTGAGCAGGCCCGGCAGGTCCTGGGCCTGGCACTGCACCTCGACGTGCCAGTCCAGGGCCTTGATGCGTGCCAGAAAACCTTGCCACAGCAGGCTGCGCAGCGCCGGCAGGGGGACACCGATCAGGTTCAGCCGGACGCCGACCACACCCTGCAGCGCCAGCGCTTGCAACTGTGGCTCGTCGATATCCGGCGCGACCACCACCACGCCACGAAAGCGCGACGGATAGCGTTCGAGCGCGGCCAGCAGAAAGGTATTGTCGGTGCCAAGAAAACTCGGCTGTACCAACACGCCATGGGAAATCCGGTTGGCTGCCAGGTGGCGGGCGTAATCATCCACGCAGGCGTTGTAGTCCGGCGTGTGTCGCCGCTCTGGAGCAAGGCGCAAGCCCTGGACGAAAACGTGAGCGTGGCTGTCTATCGCGCTGATCACCGCTGCGCCTTGTGCGCACCAACGATCGGCAAACCCTTCGGCGGTGTGTGCCTGGCTGATCGTCCTTTCGCCATCCTGGGTCATTGCGCTTCCTTGTTATTGCCTGGCGGTCTGCAAGGCTTTATTGGATCCGATCCTTGGTGCCATCCTATGAAAATCTTGGATTGATATCTATTATGTCAACGATCAATATTCATACCGTGGGCTTATGGAAAACCGTCACCTGCGTTACTTCCTGGCAATCGCCGACACCGGCAGCATCACCCGCGCCGCAGAACACCTGGGGATTGCCCAGCCGGCGTTGAGCCAGGCCCTGGTGCGGATGGAAAACGAGCTGGGGGTCAAGCTGTTCGAGCGGTCGCGGCGCGGCGCCGTGCTGACCCCTGCGGCTACCGCGATCATCGATGACATCCGCGTCAGCCTGGCCAGGATTGACGCCGCCACCCAGCGTGCCCGCGCCATCGGCGCCAAACGGGCCGGCCGGCTGATCATCGGCTTCGTCTCCACGGCATTGTTCGGCGCCCTGCCCCGGGCACTGGACCGCATGCAGGCAAACTACCCGGGTGTAGAAGTGGTGCTGCGCGAGATGAGCAACGCCGAGCAGGGCCTGGCCCTGCAACGGGGCGAGATCGATATCGGCCTGCTGCACACGCCGGTGTCGATCCAGGGCAACATGCGCGAGAAGCTCATCAGCCAGGACCCGCTGATTGCCGTGCTACCCAGTGGCTACGCGCTGGGCGAAGACGGCAAGGTGGGCATGGAGCAACTGGCCGCCACCGGGCTGGTATGGTTTCCCGAACAGCAGTTGCCGTTGATTCGCAATGCCATTGTCGGCACGTTTCGCCGCCTCGGGTACCCGATCGAGATTATCCAGGAGGCCAACCGCACCCTGACGGTCGTCGCCTACGTTGCCGCCGGCCGGGGGGTTTCGCTGTTGCCGGCAACGGTGCAGGCCCTGCAATTCGAAGGCATGAAGTACAGCGAGATCCGCGATGGCGCCGACTTGCCGCACTTCGAGCTCAGTGCCATCTGGCCTGCCCAGTCCAAGCCGACCATGGCCGACCGCTTCGCCGAGCTGTTGTTTGCCCGCTAAGCGCTGGCAGGTGAAACCAGGTTCCCCCCCTTCACTGCGCTTTACGAATCGTGGCCAGGGCTTTTTCCAGCAGTTTCATATCCGGCGGATTCTGTTGCCCGCCTTTGGAGCCCAGCCAGCGCTGTACCGGATTGTTGCGGCCATGGGTAAGCAGCTTGCCCTCCCCGCTTATCTCGCTGGCCATGAGCGCGCGTTTGAACAGCTTGCCTTGCGCATCGGTTACCCGACAGGTCAGAAGCTGATGCTTTTCGAGAAAAACCAGCAACGCTGTCAGGCCGGCTTCGACACTATCCCTGAGCTCAGGCTCATGGCTATAAGCCTCAAGAATCTGATCGATATCCCATACTGCGTAGTCTTCGCTCATTCAGTCCCTCACCATCGCCTTGAGCAGCGCATCATTCAAATACGCCACGTTTAACCGCGTCCACGGATTCACCCGGGCCTGCTCGGGCGAAAAGATATGCCCGGGGGCAATCATGAAGCCCTTGGGCAATAGCTGGCGGGTCAGCTCTTTGGCATCCTCGACCCCAGGAAACCGCGCCCACAGGTACAGGCTCTGCTCTGGCCGCACGAACACCTCGGCGCCGATCTCGTCGAGCATCTGCAGGCCCGCCGTGGTGGCGGCTTTCAGGCGCTCCTGCAGGCGGATCAGGTGGCGCAGAAAATGCCCTTCGGTGAGGATCACGTCAACGGTGCGCTCGCACAGCTCCGAGCTGCTGGTGTGCAGGAGCATCTTCAGGTCGCCCAGCTCGTCGATAACCTCCTTGCTGCCGGCAATGAAGCCGACCCGCAGCGCCGCCGACACCGACTTGGAGAAACTGCCGACATACAGCGAGCGCTGCAACTGGTCGAGCGCCGAGACCTTGATCGCCGAGGCCGGTTTGAAATCGGCCAGGGCGTCGTCGTCCACCAGGATGAACTGATGTTCTGCGGCCAGTTGCACCAACCGATGGGCCTTGCTTGGGGAAATGTCCGAGCCGGTCGGGTTGTGGCCCACCGACTGAATGAAAAACAGCTTGGGCCTGTGCTCGCGCAGGTGCTGCTCCAGCACCTCGATGTCCGGGCCATCCGCTAAACGCGGCACCGCGAGCATCCGCGCACCTTGCAGTTGCAGCTTGCCGAATAGCGGGTAATAGCCCGGGTCTTCGACCAGCACGCTGTCGCCCGGGGCGACGAAGCGGCGGATAATCAGGTCCAGGGCATGGTTGGCGCCATGGGTGGTGACGATTTGCCGGGGGCTGGCGCTGATTGCATAACTGGCGAGCTTCTGCACCAGGTGCTGGCGCAGGCTGGCGTTGCCCAGGCGGTTGCCATAGCGGAACAGCGTGGTCACCCCGGTGCGCATGATCTGCCGGGTGAACTTGTCCAGGCGCATGTCCATTAGCCACTCGACCGGCGGGAAG
This portion of the Pseudomonas sp. SORT22 genome encodes:
- a CDS encoding oxaloacetate decarboxylase, whose translation is MSLSSLQRRAAFRRQVEARQGLLVAGVFNALSARIAADIGFQALYLSGAGVTNMALGLPDLGFVGLDEMAAHAARVRDTTDLALIVDADTGFGNALNVRHSVRVLERSGADAIQFEDQVLPKKCGHFNGKEVISCAEMVGKLKAAVDARQDPNLLIIARTDACAVEGMEAAIERAHRYVQAGADILFIEATESLEDIRRLPALFSTPNLINIVIGGKTPTLSRDELAALGYGIVLYANAGLQSASLGMQRALATLLRDGRLDEDPSLVVPFAERQRLVNKTMFDQLERHYAAPDR
- a CDS encoding PLP-dependent aminotransferase family protein, coding for MARLTLAEQLAASLAGQIGNGTYRVGERLPSLRECMRLFGHSKNTVINAYEALAAQGLVEARHGQGFFVKQGAPNGHEAEEPMPYERAMDTIWLMRQQFVREPGHSPLGEGFPPVEWLMDMRLDKFTRQIMRTGVTTLFRYGNRLGNASLRQHLVQKLASYAISASPRQIVTTHGANHALDLIIRRFVAPGDSVLVEDPGYYPLFGKLQLQGARMLAVPRLADGPDIEVLEQHLREHRPKLFFIQSVGHNPTGSDISPSKAHRLVQLAAEHQFILVDDDALADFKPASAIKVSALDQLQRSLYVGSFSKSVSAALRVGFIAGSKEVIDELGDLKMLLHTSSSELCERTVDVILTEGHFLRHLIRLQERLKAATTAGLQMLDEIGAEVFVRPEQSLYLWARFPGVEDAKELTRQLLPKGFMIAPGHIFSPEQARVNPWTRLNVAYLNDALLKAMVRD
- a CDS encoding amidohydrolase family protein, which codes for MTQDGERTISQAHTAEGFADRWCAQGAAVISAIDSHAHVFVQGLRLAPERRHTPDYNACVDDYARHLAANRISHGVLVQPSFLGTDNTFLLAALERYPSRFRGVVVVAPDIDEPQLQALALQGVVGVRLNLIGVPLPALRSLLWQGFLARIKALDWHVEVQCQAQDLPGLLSVLLASGCKVVVDHFGRPDPRQAEADPGFEYLLRQGDSARLWVKLSAAYRCAQPAADPGGRAFGRRATRLLMQAFTSERLLWGSDWPHTQHRQWVDYAAAKSALADWVPDPLERHDVVCQTPKKLFKFNP
- a CDS encoding LysR family transcriptional regulator encodes the protein MENRHLRYFLAIADTGSITRAAEHLGIAQPALSQALVRMENELGVKLFERSRRGAVLTPAATAIIDDIRVSLARIDAATQRARAIGAKRAGRLIIGFVSTALFGALPRALDRMQANYPGVEVVLREMSNAEQGLALQRGEIDIGLLHTPVSIQGNMREKLISQDPLIAVLPSGYALGEDGKVGMEQLAATGLVWFPEQQLPLIRNAIVGTFRRLGYPIEIIQEANRTLTVVAYVAAGRGVSLLPATVQALQFEGMKYSEIRDGADLPHFELSAIWPAQSKPTMADRFAELLFAR